Proteins encoded in a region of the Populus alba chromosome 13, ASM523922v2, whole genome shotgun sequence genome:
- the LOC118061422 gene encoding uncharacterized protein translates to MMSLLQKPFSMFLQVLFFLLLMCIPSFFAFPPNSSATSFGAAEGNEEAEALLKWKASLDDNHSQAVLSSWVGSSPCKWLGITCDNSGSVANFSLPHFDLRGTLHSFNFSSFPNLLTLNLRNNSIYGTIPFEIGLLTSLNVLYLDKNNLTGLIPSSIENLRNLSILNIAENNLSGSVPREIGQLESLVFLVLSFNNLSGSLPPEMNNLTHLMSLHLSLNNFTGHLPRDLCLGGLLVNFTAALNHFSGPIPKSLRNCPRLFRVRLEGNQLTGNISEDFGLYPNLNYMDLSHNDLYGELTWKWGGFHNLTSLKLSNNNITGEIPSELGKATRLQVIDLSSNLLKGAIPKELAQLKALFNLTLHNNHLFGVLPVEIQMLSQLRALNLASNNLGGSIPKQLGECSNLLQLNLSHNKFVGSIPSEIGFLHFLGNLDLSGNLLAGEIPSQIGQLNQLETMNLSHNKLSGLIPTAFVDLVSLTDIDISYNELEGPIPKIKAFIEAPYEAFINNSGLCGNVSSLKPCTLLTSRRKNNKIVILILFPLLGSLLVLLIMVGCLYSHRRTSRERVSCLGERQSPHSFVVWGHEEEILHETIIQATNNFNFNNCIGKGGYGIVYRAMLPTGQVVAVKKLHPSREDELMDLRTFRNEIRMLIDIRHRNIVKLYGFCSLIEHSFLVCEFIERGSLKMNLTSEEQAMDLDWNRRLNVVKGVANALSYLHHDCSPPIIHRDISSSNVLLDLEYEAHVSDFGIARLLMPDSTNWTSFAGTFGYTAPELAYTMRVNEKCDVYNFGVVTMEVIMGRHPGDLISSLSASAFSSSSCSQINQHALLKDVIDERIPLPENGVAEGVVSIIKIAFACLLVDPQSRPTMRQVASEFIGRWPPLPKSFSAMTLEDLMPQTTVTG, encoded by the exons ATGATGTCCTTGCTACAGAAACCATTCTCAATGTTTCTCcaagtccttttttttctccttctaatgtgcattccttctttctttgccTTTCCTCCTAACTCCTCTGCAACTTCATTTGGTGCTGCGGAAGGTAATGAAGAAGCGGAGGCTCTCCTAAAATGGAAAGCAAGTCTTGATGACAACCACAGCCAAGCTGTCCTGTCTTCTTGGGTTGGCAGCAGCCCTTGCAAGTGGCTTGGAATCACTTGTGACAATTCTGGAAGTGTCGCGAATTTCAGCCTTCCACATTTTGATCTGAGAGGTACGCTTCATAGTTTCAACTTCTCATCCTTCCCAAATCTTCTCACTCTCAATCTCAGGAACAATTCAATCTACGGAACTATTCCATTTGAGATAGGATTGTTAACAAGTCTTAATGTTCTCtatcttgataaaaataatctcaCCGGTTTgatcccttcttctattgaaAATTTGAGAAACTTATCCATTCTCAATATTGCAGAGaataatttatctggatctgTTCCTCGGGAAATAGGACAACTTGAATCCCTTGTTTTTTTGGTCTTGTCCTTTAATAATCTCAGTGGTTCTCTGCCCCCCGAGATGAATAATCTCACACATTTGATGAGTTTGCACTTGTCTTTAAACAATTTCACTGGCCATTTACCACGAGACTTGTGCCTTGGTGGGTTGCTTGTAAATTTTACAGCCGCCCTCAATCATTTTTCTGGTCCAATCCCTAAAAGCTTGCGAAACTGTCCTCGTCTATTTAGAGTTAGGCTTGAGGGTAACCAATTGACGGGGAATATTTCTGAAGATTTTGGCCTCTACCCAAACTTGAACTATATGGACCTAAGTCACAATGATTTGTATGGTGAGCTTACGTGGAAATGGGGAGGTTTTCACAACTTGACAAGTCTAAAATTGTCAAACAATAATATCACCGGTGAGATACCATCAGAGCTTGGAAAGGCTACTAGGCTACAAGTCATTGATCTCTCGTCAAATCTCCTAAAGGGGGCAATTCCAAAAGAATTGGCGCAGTTGAAGGCGTTGTTCAACCTTACTCTTCATAACAACCATCTATTTGGTGTCCTTCCCGTTGAAATACAAATGCTATCTCAACTTCGTGCTCTTAATTTAGCTTCTAATAATCTTGGTGGATCAATCCCAAAACAATTGGGAGAGTGCTCAAATTTATTACAATTGAACTTGAGCCATAATAAGTTCGTAGGGAGCATCCCATCTGAGATAGGCTTTCTGCACTTTCTTGGAAATCTAGATCTCAGTGGGAATCTTCTGGCAGGAGAGATACCATCACAAATTGGGCAATTGAATCAGTTAGAAACGATGAACCTCTCTCACAACAAACTTTCCGGTTTGATTCCAACTGCTTTTGTAGATTTGGTGAGCTTGACAGATATAGACATCTCCTACAATGAACTAGAGGGCCCTATTCCAAAAATCAAAGCCTTCATTGAAGCTCCATATGAAGCTTTTATAAATAATAGTGGTCTCTGTGGAAATGTCAGTAGTTTAAAGCCTTGTACTCTTCTTACAAGCAGGAGAAAGAACAAcaaaattgtcattttgattctttttccaCTTCTAGGCAGTCTACTTGTACTACTTATCATGGTTGGGTGTTTATACTCTCACCGCCGAACAAGTAGAGAAAGAGTTTCATGTTTAGGAGAGCGACAAAGTCCACACAGTTTTGTAGTATGGGGCCATGAGGAAGAGATCCTACATGAAACTATCATCCAGGCCACTAATAATTTCAACTTCAATAACTGCATTGGGAAAGGGGGATACGGAATTGTTTATCGAGCCATGTTGCCAACAGGTCAGGTCGTTGCCGTGAAGAAACTTCACCCATCAAGAGAGGACGAGCTTATGGATTTGAGAACTTTTAGAAATGAGATTCGCATGTTAATAGATATTCGACATCGAAATATTGTGAAGTTATATGGATTTTGTTCATTAATTGAGCACTCTTTTTTAGTTTGCGAGTTCATAGAAAGGGGAAGTTTGAAGATGAATTTAACTAGCGAAGAACAGGCAATGGACTTGGATTGGAATAGAAGGCTTAATGTTGTTAAAGGAGTGGCCAATGCATTATCCTATTTACACCATGATTGCTCGCCCCCAATCATTCATCGAGACATTTCCAGCAGCAATGTTCTTTTAGATTTGGAATACGAGGCTCATGTTTCGGATTTTGGGATAGCTCGACTCTTGATGCCTGACTCGACCAACTGGACCTCATTTGCTGGCACCTTCGGATACACAGCTCCAG AGCTAGCTTACACAATGAGAGTGAACGAGAAGTGCGATGTCTACAACTTTGGAGTGGTCACAATGGAAGTAATAATGGGAAGGCATCCGGGTGATCTCATCTCATCTCTTTCTGCATCAGCATTTTCCTCCTCGTCGTGCTCACAAATCAACCAGCATGCATTGTTGAAGGATGTGATAGACGAACGCATCCCACTTCCTGAAAATGGAGTTGCAGAAGGTGTGGTCTCCATTATCAAAATAGCATTTGCATGCTTGCTTGTCGATCCCCAATCTAGGCCAACCATGCGACAAGTAGCTTCAGAGTTCATAGGTCGATGGCCCCCGTTGCCAAAGTCATTCTCCGCAATGACGTTGGAAGATCTGATGCCTCAAACAACTGTGACAGGCTGA
- the LOC118061425 gene encoding MDIS1-interacting receptor like kinase 2-like, whose amino-acid sequence MVGCLYFRHQTSRERISFLGERQSPLHFAVWGYEEEILHETIIQATNNFNFNNCIGKGGYGIVYRAMLPAGQVVAVKKLHPSREDELMDLKTFRNEIRMLIDIRHRNIVKLYGFCSLIENSFLVYEFIERGSLKMNLSSEEQAMDLDWNRRLNVVKGVANALSYLHHDCSPPIIHRDISSSNVLLDLEYEARVSDFGTARLLMPDSANWTSFAGTFGYTAPELAYTMRVNEKCDVYSFGVVTMEVIMGMHPGDLISSLSASAFSSSSSSQINQHALLKDVIDQRIPLPENGVAEGVVYIIKIAFACLLANPQSRPTMRQVASKLIARWPPLPKSFSAITLEDLMPQTTVTD is encoded by the exons ATGGTTGGATGTTTATACTTTCGCCACCAAACAAGTAGAGAAAGAATCTCCTTTTTAGGAGAGAGACAAAGTCCACTCCATTTTGCAGTATGGGGTTATGAGGAAGAGATCCTACATGAAACTATCATCCAGGCCACTAATAATTTCAACTTCAATAATTGCATTGGGAAAGGGGGATATGGAATTGTTTATCGAGCCATGTTGCCAGCAGGTCAGGTGGTTGCCGTGAAGAAACTTCACCCATCAAGAGAGGACGAGCTTATGGATTTGAAAACTTTTAGAAATGAGATTCGCATGTTAATAGATATTCGACATCGAAATATTGTGAAGTTATATGGATTTTGTTCATTAATAGAGAACTCCTTCTTAGTTTACGAGTTCATAGAAAGGGGAAGTTTGAAGATGAATTTATCTAGCGAAGAACAGGCAATGGACCTGGATTGGAATAGAAGGCTTAATGTTGTTAAAGGAGTGGCCAATGCATTATCCTATTTGCACCATGATTGCTCGCCTCCAATCATTCATCGAGACATTTCCAGCAGCAATGTTCTTTTAGATTTGGAATACGAGGCTCGTGTTTCGGATTTTGGGACAGCTCGGCTCTTGATGCCTGACTCGGCCAACTGGACCTCATTTGCTGGCACCTTCGGATACACAGCTCCAG AGCTAGCTTACACAATGAGAGTGAACGAGAAGTGCGATGTCTACAGCTTTGGAGTGGTCACAATGGAAGTAATAATGGGAATGCATCCGGGTGATCTCATCTCATCTCTTTCTGCATCAGCATTTTCCTCCTCGTCGAGCTCACAAATCAACCAGCATGCATTGTTGAAGGATGTGATAGACCAACGTATCCCACTTCCTGAAAATGGAGTTGCAGAAGGTGTGGTCTACATTATCAAAATAGCATTTGCATGCTTGCTTGCCAATCCCCAATCTAGGCCAACCATGCGACAAGTAGCTTCGAAGCTCATAGCTCGATGGCCTCCGCTGCCAAAGTCATTCTCCGCAATAACATTGGAAGATCTGATGCCTCAAACAACTGTGACAGACTGA